The DNA region acacacacgcacacacgcacacacacacacacagccagagttaattgttttttgtgctgtttttaaatcacattattgCGGAACGCTTTGACACTATTGTCCTTGTTACACTCGTTTCAATAAAGCATGAGAgcgagacaggcagacagacagacagacaggtagagaaagacagacaggtagatagagacagatggaggtGGAGTTTAGAGTTTAGGGCGGAGAGAAAGAGTCCGTTGAGCTGTGAGAGGTTTATCTTcagcagagaaaagaagaagaagagggggaggaaggaagagcAAGAGAAGAAGCAAAagatacagaagaagaagcaaaagaagaagaagaagcaaaagaagaagaagcaaaaaaagaagaagaagcagacagaggagtacagagaagaagacataAGGACATTGAGTTTTTTATCGTCCGTTTAATCAGCTTATCAAGAATCAACctgaagacaaagacacaactaacaggtgagaaacactgagagacagacaggtacagagacagacaggagacacCACTCACaggtgagaaacactgagagacagacaggtacagagacagacatgtagagacagacaggagacacCACTAACAGGTGaggaacaaagagagacagaaaggtagagacagacaggtaaagagacagacaggaaacacaactaataggtgagaaacactgagagacagacaggtacagaaacagacatgtagagacagacaggagacacaACTAACaggtgagaaacactgagagacagacgagtacagagacagacatgtagagacagacaggagacacCACTAACaggtgagaaacactgagagacggacaggtacagagacagacatgtagagaaAGACAGGAGACACCACTAACAGGTGAGAAAcactgtgagacagacaggtacatagacagacatgtagagacagacaggagacacCACTAACaggtgagaaacactgagagacagacaggtacagagacagacaggatacACAACTAACAGGTGAGAAAcactgtgagacagacaggtacatagacagacatgtagagacagacaggagacacCACTAACAggtgagaaacaaagagagacagacaggtacagagacagacaggagacacaATTAATaggtgagaaacactgagagacagacaggtacagagacagacatgtgaagttattctgtatttatgtgcagtctgtgttttaataaagaaaagaaacaagaagtCTCTGAGtcttaaattaattattttacagcagtcagacacaaacagaggggggggcagagagagagacgggggagagagagagagagagacaagggggcagagagagagacggggagagagagagagacagggggggcagagagaaagacggggagagagagagagagagagagatgggggggtgcagagggggaagagagagagacgggggggAGGGgcagagggggaagagagagagacaggggggaagagagagagacgggggcagggagagacagacaggtagaactCATGCTTGTAAAACATACAAATTATAACTTCAGCAGGAGGAAGATCAtgtgatcaaaagctccagaacagagACTAAAAGATCTTTAACATcagtaaatattacattattgtattataattattgatgcagtGTTGAAGCTGGTGAAGCTTATTTacttaaatatgtaataatacttcattatttatattatatgttgtattaataatctgtaaagtaaaaagtaatttaGCTGGTTTCTGTTGTTGTGCCAGGCCGAGGGGGGGGTGGGCGGAGCCTCTTCAGGACTCAGGTGTAAACCTTCACCCGGTTACCATGGCCACCACAAGATGACCAGCTGTAACTATGACAACGGCCCGTTTGAAGAAGAGCGAGCAGAACTCAACCTGTGGATTAAAACTGTGATGTGACCTCCCGAGGAACTTCCTATCTGACTGTCAGTCCGCCATGCCCGTCCCCCTCCCTCACCTCAccaccctcctccccctcctccccctcttcctgcTGCCGGCGGTGGCCTGGTGTCAGGCTGGCGGTCAGTTTGACTTGTGTCGGTCTCTGCGGGGCTCGGAGGCGGGGCCGGGCTGGGAGCTGTACCCCTGTCAGCCTCCACCTGCCAACATGAAGGAGGTGATGCAGATCAGAGTCGACCCCCCCGGCATCACCTGTGGAAACCCTCCGGAGAGATTCTGCACACtggtcagtcacacacacacacctgaacacacagctgtacacacCTGAACGCAAGATGATTAAAAGCAGTAATAACagtgaataaagcagtttgaggttaaacatcagtttctcctgcacgctgttcggctgtcgctaacgtttgttcagcttctctgagaacttaagatccagacgtccgaggactaaaatccttcatccttcaaatatagagttaaaaacaccaggatgtagaaagtgtctttaaactggataaaaagtcagtttatgaagcttctggctacaaacacaacactgacgctgctcaaaggggagacgacgccatggcaggagagaggaaacgttaccttcagggacattacacatgtctctgtctcactacatatacaacacaggactgatgacaccatgacaggagagaggaaacgttaccttcaggaacattacacatttccctgtctcactacatatgcaacacaggactgatgacaccatgacaggagagagaggaaacgttaccttcaggaacattacacatgtctctgtctcactacatatacaacacaggactgatgacaccatgaaaggagagagaggaaacgctaccttcaggaacattacacatttctctgtctcacttttcagccatccctgtggaggttgggggcattgaacctgagtgggcgatgttcaaaacctctattgccgaagctgcggtgatgagctgtggtctcaaggtcttaggtgcctcaaggggcggtaaccctcgaacaccgtggtggaccccggtggtcagggaagccgtccgactgaagaaggagtccttccgggttatgttatccgggaggactccggaaacagttgcagggtatcgaaggactagaagggcggcagcttctgccgtgtcagaggcaaagcagcgggtgtgggagaagttcggagaagctatggagaaggactttcggtcggcaccaaggtgcttctggaaaaccatccggcacctcaggagggggaagcgaggaaccatccaagctgtgtacagcaagggtgggaccctgctgacttcaactgagaaggttatcggccgctggaaggagcactttgaggaactcctgaatccgactaacacgccttctatggttgaggcagagctggaagctgatgggggatcatcgtcaatttccctgatggaagtcactgaggtagtcaaacaactccacagtggcaaagccgcaggggttgatgagatccgtccagaaatgctgaaggctttgggtgttgaggggctgtcttggttgacacgcctcgtcaacattgcgtggaagtctgggacagggcctaggggttggcagactgggggggtggttcccctatttaaaaagggggaccagagagtgtgtgccaactacaggggtatcacacttctcagcctccctggtaaagtctactccaaggtactggaaaggagggttcggccggtagtcgaacctctgattgaagaggaacaatgcggattccgtcctggtcgtggaacaacagaccaactctttactcttgcaaggatcctggagggggcctgggagtacgcccatccggtctacatgtgttttgtggatctggagaaggcgtatgaccgggtcccccgggtgatactgtgggaggtgctgcgggagtatggggtgagggggtcacttttgagggccatccaatccctgtacgcccaaagcgagagttgtgtccggatactcggcagtaagtcggactcgcaTCCCGTGAATGTtagcctccgccagggctgcgctttatcaccaatcctgttcgtgattttcatggataggatatcgaggcgtagtcgtggaggagaggggttgcagttcggtgacctgaggatctcatcgctgctctttgcagatgatgtggtccttatggcatcatcggtctgtgaccttcaacagtcactggatcggttcgcagccgagtgtgaagcggttgggatgaggatcagcacctccaaatctgaggccatggttctcagcaggaaaccggtggattgcctactccaggtagggaatgagccattaccccaagtgaaggagttcaagtacctcggggtcttgttcgtgagtgaggggacaatggagcgagagattggccggggaatcggagcagcgggggcggtattacagtcactttaccgcaccgttgtgacgaaaagagagctgagccagaaggcaaagctctcaatataccggtcgatcttcgttcctaccctcacctatggtcatgaaggctgggtcatgaccgaaagaacgagatcacgggtacaagcggccgaaatgggttttctcagacgggtagctggcgtctcccttagagatagggtgagaagctcagccatccgtgagagactcggagtagagccgctgctcctttacgttgaaaggagccagttgaggtggttcgggcatctagtaaggatgccacctgggcgcctccctagggaggtgttccaggcacgtccagctgggaggagaccccggggaagaacaaggactcggtggagagattatatctcctcactggcctgggaacgcctcaggatcccccagtcggacctggaggatgtggcccggagaagggaagattggggttccttgctggagctgctgcccccgtgacccgatcccggataagcggtagacgatggatggatggactacatatacaacacaggactgatgacatcatgacaggagagagaggaaacgttaccttcaggaacattacacatttctctgtatcactacatatacaacacaggactgatgacaccatgacaggagagaggaaacgttaccttcaggaacattacacatttctctgtctcactacatatacaacacaggactgatgacaccatgacaggagagaggaaacgttacctccaggaacattacacatttctctgtctcactacatatgcaacacaggactgatgacaccatgacaggagagagaggaaacgttaccttcagggacattacacatttctctgtctcactacatatacaacacaggactgatgacaccatgacaggagagagaggaaacgttaccttcaggaacattacacatttctctgtatcactacatatacaacacaggactgatgacaccatgacaggagagagaggaaacgctaccttcaggaacattacacatttctctgtctcactacatatgcaacacaggactgatgacaccatgacaggagagagaggaaacgttaccttcagggacattacacatttctctgtctcactacatatacaacacaggactgatgacaccatgacaggagagagaggaaacgttaccttcaggaacattacacatttctctgtatcactacatatacaacacaggactgatgacaccatgacaggagagagaggaaacgctaccttcaggaacattacacatttctctgtctcactacatatacaacacaggactgatgacaccatgacaggagagaggaaacgttaccttcagggacattacacatttctctgtctcactacatatacaacacaggactgataacaccatgacaggagagagaggaaacgttaccttcagggacattacacatttctctgtctcattacatatacaacacaggactgatgacaccatgacaggagagagaggaaacgttaccttcaggaacattacacatttctcaacTCACTAAAGGGAAAGTGGTTTTACActttaatgtgaaaatgtttaatattatttgtttgaTTCAGAAAACTACCCTGGCTGTATATTAACAGGCCCTTggctcttctctctgtactgagacagactgaagatgcagtgactcactatcgcctctacaGGAACATGTAGTTTTAAACCAGGACGAGcggcgctagctgttagcatgctaacttcaaatcaattcaaatgtatttatatagcccaatatcacaaatgacacattattctcagtgtttacagtatgtacatacgaccccctctgtcctcagaccctcacaccacacaaggaaaagcttcctaaaagaaaccaacaattaaagtgggaaaaagtggaagaaacttcagagagagactgaggagggatccctctcccaggacgcactGACTGtgatagatgacgtgtgtacagaataaacaacatagtaaaaatacaaaatccatgtgacagaactgatggTGTGATCAAATTTATGAAATCCCACCgtcacatttttatatatactgtatatatatatacagtatatatatattgtatatatacatatatatatagatgtatatataaatatatatatatatagatatataatataatatatagaatatatagaagatatatatataatatatatatatacatatatatatatatatatatatatatatatatatatagatatatatatatatatatatatatatatatatatatatatatatatatatatatatatatatatatatatatatatatatatatatatatactatatatacatatatatatatatatatatatatatatacatatatacatatatatatatatatatatatatacatatatatatatatatatacatacatatatatatatatatatacatatatatatatatatatatatatatatatatatatatagtatatatacagtatatacagcatatatatacagtatatatatatacggtatattcTGCTGATAATGTTAGCTCGTGTTCACCTTTAAAGGAAAGATGATCTCCAACTCGTCTCAGCTTTTAAATGTCAGCTGTGATTTTGTTTCTCGGAGGTCAGCATGTGTTGTCTTATTTCAGAGCGGTGATTAATATTCACACAGAAAGATGAAGTTATTCCTCTCATGGGTCCTGCTGGTTGTCTAATTGTTCCTTCGGGAAGCTCCAGTCTGAATTATTGATAAATGTAACAGAAAAATGTTTGTTAATAATTGATCAGTTAGaaacaagacagaaaataaCCATGAAACCtatttcataaatataattaaaagcactttgttttaagtttaaagtcAGTGTTAATCTGTTAAaagtgtataaataaataactccTGGTTAATCAGGACGTGACTGAACATAATACATGTAAAGTATTCAAACACAATCAGATCCATACTTACTCAGTGTGTTGATATAACAACAGCAACGcaataaaagtatgtttattatattataaatatatttataatgcgttatagaGATGGCCCCGCCCCCTGCTCCCGGGCGCTGTACAGTCTgaactcactgtgtgtgtgtgtgtgtgtgtgtgtgtgtgtgtgtctgtgtattcaactggtggactattttatacttgtgacgtcagaacacggcgttgggtgtttccggtagcggcagtgtaaacatcggtggtcgacatactaaatcatgatttattaaatactgcgatcattgtgtcataaataacacatcattttacaccacaaatagcatttactagcATCAGTAcaatcatgtttatcatttcgtaggccctttaaaagaggattcaaaaccctccatttctattttaaaagttatataaacataaacgTATTTAGCGCATAAAGTTATATATAAACGTGTTTAGAGTATAAAGTTATATAGAAACGTGTTTAGAGTATAATCTACAGTGGTTAGGGGTTGTTGCAGTGTGACAGTTGGCGGCTGCGGTTGAAGATAAAGGTTTAACCTCTAACGCAGATCAGATTAACTTCTCAGTTAATCCTTCACACAGTGCGCAGGATGTTTGGGGGACACTCAGTAAACTACTGAAATCAATAACTGAGCAcagatatttaacatttatagcAGATATAACTCACAGGTTTTATAAGATCACTGACTGTGTGTACATGGACAAAAAATTCAATCTGCTCTTCAACAAACAATATTCCTACTCATCTATTTACACGGCTACTGAACATTAATATTCCCGTTAACTCCCATTAACGTAAGACGCCCCCGTGACGTACGTCCTGCACGCTTTAAATAACATTTCCtccttttaaattattatttttatttataaagccgAATATCACTAATTACATATTAACCTAAggaggctttacagactgtacagcgtacaactccctctgtccttaaagcCTTGCAGAGGAGAAACAAAGCCTCCCAAAAAACCCTCAATAACAGGGGAATGTTGTCTCAGTGAGAAACCGAGGAGGATCCTCCCCCAGGACAGACTGTAGTAGATGTGCACAGAATAAActacataaaaaatacaacagagACAACAATGGTACatgattaaatcaaataatagaTCAAGATacagtaaaatatgtttataaaggTATCTATAACTGCACAATACGTTAAACAGCGTTAGCAGCACAAATATAATCATAAAGAACGTTTCTTTCCTCAGAACTTCTGGTGAATGTGTAGTTTGTTCCAGtttcacacagctgtgtgagcTGTTTAATATAATCACACGTCTGAAGATACTACATTCAACATTATTAGGTTATtgaaatcaataataaataacaaattatatttaaaaatatatattttagcactttgaaataaaatgacacCTGCCCtcgtttgtttgttcttttgttctttgtttatttgtttgtttgttgttgtcatgCAGGAGAACCCGTACCTGTGCAGCGATGAGTGCGACGCCTCCAGCCCCGACCTGTCTCACCCCCCTCAGTTGATGGGCGACAGGGAGCGGGGGGGGCTCATCACCTACTGGCAGACAGTCACATGGTCTAGGTTTCCTGAGCCCCTATTGGCCAACATCACTCTGTCGTGGAACAAGAGTCTGGAGGTGGTGGATGACATCGTGGTCACCTTCGAGTACGGTCGACCAACCAGCATGGTGCTGGAGAAATCTATGGACAAAGGTGATTGGTCCGTGAGGGGATGTGCGGGGGGGTCAGCCAATCAAACTCCATCCCGGTTCCATTGTAGCGAGCGGATATCCGGCACAGACTTCCTGTTCCCTGCGCCGCTCATTGTTTACGGTCCTATTAGCAACTCCAGGAGTTGAGAGACGACATCGACACAAGAAGCCAGTTTACACTCAGCCAACagtttattttgatgctaataaaAAGTTAATCATCGTCAGACAAGAGCCGATGGGTTCCGCCTCTCTGTTTACCTGCAAgcaaccaaagcctgctcaaacgtgattggtcaatagtCCTCGGACTACAAACGGAAACATGATTCAGCAGCACAGGGCTGCACTAGGACATGCAGTTGCAGTCCATTAATGTTACgtgagaaaaaaagacaaaacaaaacagtatggaatataaacagcagcaacaaaaataaTCTGTGCAGATAATACGGCcggtgtttgtgtttcaggtgtgACGTGGCAGCCGTATCAGTACTACGCTGACGACTGTCTGGAGGCATTCGGGATGTCTCCTAAACGGGTCTCTGATTTAGCGCCGAGTAATTTAACCCGGGTCATCTGTACCGAGCAGTACTCGCGCTGGGTCGGAGCAAAGGTGAGTACACTAAAGATGCACAGTGTACAGCGAGGTGTGTACACAGGTGTAAACTATACATACCTgagtttatattgttatatttaaatacttcGACACTCATCACAGGGTGCATGTTGAGTCAAGTAAGCAGAGAAATGTAAactaataaataagaatatacagttaaatagttagctaactAAAATTGATGAATGgttaaaacagctaaatgtCCAGATTCTGCCACTAGTAGTACAAACTCCACCAAACCAACCTGAAGGTTGACAGTTTAGCTGCAGAGCTATTGGttcataatattaatatttatatatgagcTATATAACAGTCTGTGTTCGACCAATAGGAGGAGAGGGTTGTGGTGTTTGAGGTGCGCGCTCGGTTCGGGGTGTTTGCAGGTCCAAAGTTGATCAACATGGACGCCCTGTACACCCGGATGGAGACCATGAAGGGTCTGAGAGACTTCTTCACCTTCACCAACCTCCGCCTGCGACTCCTCCGACCGGCGCTGGGAGGAACCTACGTCCAGAGAGACAACCTGCTCAAATACTTCTACGCTATTTCTAACATTGATGTACCTGCCAGGTACGCCCATTAACGAGCAGCTACACCCACTAATGAGCAGCTACACCCACTAACCAGCAGCTACGGCACTAacgaatgacctgtaatgtaacgaGCAGCTTCGCCCACTAAAAAGCAGCTACACCCATTAACCAGCAGCTTTGTTTGAGGAATGTAATGTAAAGCAGAacttgtgtgtgcttgtgtgtttcctgcaggtGTAAGTGTAATCTGCATGCGTCTCAGTGTGTGTTACGTGATGCAACGCTGCAGTGTGAATGCGACCACAACACAAGTGGACAGGACTGTCAGCGCTGCAGCCGAGGGTTCGAATCCCGCAGCTGGAGACCGGGATCATACCTGCCGTTGCCGAAAGGCACTGCCAACACCTGTACGTACCTGAACACACACCGCCAACACCCGTACGTACCTGAACACACCGCCAACACCTGTACGTACCTGAACACACCCAACACCTGTACATACCTGAACACCGCCAACACCTGTATGTACCGGAACACACCCAACACCTGTATGTACCTGAACACCCGTATGTATTTCTGTTGTATATTATTCAGGTGAAGCAGCAGAAACGGCAGCCAGTGAGTACTGTTTACCtatttacctgtctgtctgctcacctgtgtgtttcatttcattccctCCCCCATCTCTGCTTTCTGGTCAGTTTTGCATCATGGAAAGTACAACtcttacatattattatttcttaattAAACATTCACCTTTCACTGCAACACTAAAGGAAAATTATAAATATAGCCTATCCCTAAACCTTTCACCACatgggattaaaaaaaaaaccaagattaataaacaacacaacttcaacatacataaatacaataacaatacagtaaaataaaataaaatacaaaaatatattataataaatattattatctgTTTACCAGGTGAGTTTCAATgtgctattttatatatatatatttatatcaggtGGAGTTAAAATTAACGTCAACACTGATTAGTTGtattacatcatcacatactCGCTCTGATTGGTCTATCATATGAATGGGTCAGTTAAATATCAGAGTGCATTCTGAGAGGAAGGTCTCAACGTTAATCTGATAACACTAACAGATGGTGTGTGTTTAATCTGTGTCAGTCTGTTTAACCTGCAGGTCACTTAGTCTTAAATCACTATAGAGCCTTTAGACAACAGAGTAATGAGTGCTTCAGAAAACTTTAAAAGCATGATCCCTTTTGTTTTTAGATCCTACAAGATGCAACAGTGATCCAAGTAATAATAGAGTAGGCAATAGAAGAAATAGAAGAATCTGTAACTGAGCTGAATCCACATGACTCTGGAGAAATACAAAGTCTCTATTTAGAAAGTTGATATTGAGCTTCTTAAGCATCTGAAAGTTCATCTTctttctgtaaaaaaataaaataataaatgtgtgaaaatgtggaAATGTGGATTTGCTCAGCAGTTTGTGGATTTGGTTACAGAAACATTTGAGAGCTTTGAGTCCAGTAAAGCTCTCTGCAGATCAGAACTTACTGTTGAACTACTGATGGCAGCAGTGGGCTCCAAAATAAATTAAGTATGTAAGTTTCTACACACAGGTGTAAATGATGAGTTTACTACAAAAAATATAGATTGTGTTTGGACTGTATGAGTTTCTGGGGGTTTGGGAGGGGGTTCAAGAGGAACAGGTACAGgaggatgttaaaaaaaaaaaataataataataattatgttctttgtatgttgcacttacattggtttggctatTTGTAGCTAACggttgaattcgtattctattgtttctgtatgttctgCACTTAAGAAGTTAAAGTTcatgcaagattcttgctgttcggagttgtatcctcatgattgtttgcacttattgtcgaTTTGGagaaaagcgtcagctaaattaactgtaatgtgatgcaaCGTTCAGGATGA from Cottoperca gobio chromosome 9, fCotGob3.1, whole genome shotgun sequence includes:
- the LOC115013273 gene encoding netrin-G2-like isoform X13; amino-acid sequence: MPVPLPHLTTLLPLLPLFLLPAVAWCQAGGQFDLCRSLRGSEAGPGWELYPCQPPPANMKEVMQIRVDPPGITCGNPPERFCTLENPYLCSDECDASSPDLSHPPQLMGDRERGGLITYWQTVTWSRFPEPLLANITLSWNKSLEVVDDIVVTFEYGRPTSMVLEKSMDKGVTWQPYQYYADDCLEAFGMSPKRVSDLAPSNLTRVICTEQYSRWVGAKEERVVVFEVRARFGVFAGPKLINMDALYTRMETMKGLRDFFTFTNLRLRLLRPALGGTYVQRDNLLKYFYAISNIDVPARCKCNLHASQCVLRDATLQCECDHNTSGQDCQRCSRGFESRSWRPGSYLPLPKGTANTCEAAETAANCECNAHSNRCSYIDFINVVTCVSCKHNTRGQSCQFCRLGHYRNTSLQLDHQDVCVECGCDLQRSVSPHCSDSGLCQCRAGATGRRCDACLPGYTWRGGVCTVNVCDEERLICQNGGTCVDLQRCICPDSFTGVFCEKRVCLKKGGCQDDSEGSSSSLTSHLYLLTLGLLCSTH
- the LOC115013273 gene encoding netrin-G2-like isoform X11; this translates as MPVPLPHLTTLLPLLPLFLLPAVAWCQAGGQFDLCRSLRGSEAGPGWELYPCQPPPANMKEVMQIRVDPPGITCGNPPERFCTLENPYLCSDECDASSPDLSHPPQLMGDRERGGLITYWQTVTWSRFPEPLLANITLSWNKSLEVVDDIVVTFEYGRPTSMVLEKSMDKGVTWQPYQYYADDCLEAFGMSPKRVSDLAPSNLTRVICTEQYSRWVGAKEERVVVFEVRARFGVFAGPKLINMDALYTRMETMKGLRDFFTFTNLRLRLLRPALGGTYVQRDNLLKYFYAISNIDVPARCKCNLHASQCVLRDATLQCECDHNTSGQDCQRCSRGFESRSWRPGSYLPLPKGTANTCEAAETAATTQKILIPGGPKFSQLSKIAYVTFQDCECNAHSNRCSYIDFINVVTCVSCKHNTRGQSCQFCRLGHYRNTSLQLDHQDVCVECGCDLQRSVSPHCSDSGLCQCRAGATGRRCDACLPGYTWRGGVCTVNVCDEERLICQNGGTCVDLQRCICPDSFTGVFCEKRVCLKKGGCQDDSEGSSSSLTSHLYLLTLGLLCSTH
- the LOC115013273 gene encoding netrin-G2-like isoform X12, which produces MPVPLPHLTTLLPLLPLFLLPAVAWCQAGGQFDLCRSLRGSEAGPGWELYPCQPPPANMKEVMQIRVDPPGITCGNPPERFCTLENPYLCSDECDASSPDLSHPPQLMGDRERGGLITYWQTVTWSRFPEPLLANITLSWNKSLEVVDDIVVTFEYGRPTSMVLEKSMDKGVTWQPYQYYADDCLEAFGMSPKRVSDLAPSNLTRVICTEQYSRWVGAKEERVVVFEVRARFGVFAGPKLINMDALYTRMETMKGLRDFFTFTNLRLRLLRPALGGTYVQRDNLLKYFYAISNIDVPARCKCNLHASQCVLRDATLQCECDHNTSGQDCQRCSRGFESRSWRPGSYLPLPKGTANTCTYLNTHRQHPYVPEHTANTCEAAETAANCECNAHSNRCSYIDFINVVTCVSCKHNTRGQSCQFCRLGHYRNTSLQLDHQDVCVECGCDLQRSVSPHCSDSGLCQCRAGATGRRCDACLPGYTWRGGVCTVNVCDEERLICQNGGTCVDLQRCICPDSFTGVFCEKRVCLKKGGCQDDSEGSSSSLTSHLYLLTLGLLCSTH